A stretch of the Bremerella alba genome encodes the following:
- the hisB gene encoding imidazoleglycerol-phosphate dehydratase HisB: MTRTAKIERDTTETKIKLELNLDGSGNFSGSTGVGFFDHMLQLFTRHGCFDLNVEVDGDLHVDQHHTVEDTGICIGQAIREAIGDKKGIRRYGHFTLPMEETLCSTVWDLSGRYYLVFNAPFTTEKIGEFDTELVEDFWQALAANALCNFHVNIHYGRNNHHISEAIFKCAARSLRMAVELDPRSPGVPSTKGTLNS, translated from the coding sequence ATGACCCGCACCGCTAAAATCGAACGCGACACGACCGAAACGAAGATCAAGCTCGAGCTGAACCTCGATGGCTCTGGCAACTTCTCAGGAAGCACCGGCGTGGGGTTCTTCGATCACATGTTGCAGCTATTCACGCGGCATGGTTGTTTCGACTTGAATGTCGAGGTCGACGGCGACCTGCACGTCGATCAGCATCACACAGTGGAAGACACCGGAATTTGCATCGGCCAGGCCATTCGCGAGGCGATCGGTGACAAGAAGGGAATCCGCCGTTACGGCCACTTCACGCTGCCGATGGAAGAGACCTTGTGCAGCACCGTGTGGGACCTTAGCGGGCGGTATTACCTGGTCTTCAATGCCCCGTTCACGACCGAAAAGATCGGCGAGTTCGATACCGAACTGGTCGAAGATTTCTGGCAGGCACTAGCCGCTAACGCCTTGTGCAACTTCCACGTGAACATCCACTATGGTCGCAACAATCACCATATCAGCGAGGCGATCTTTAAGTGCGCCGCGCGAAGCCTACGCATGGCCGTGGAATTGGACCCGCGCAGTCCCGGCGTGCCGAGCACCAAGGGAACACTGAACTCGTAG